Proteins encoded in a region of the Zea mays cultivar B73 chromosome 2, Zm-B73-REFERENCE-NAM-5.0, whole genome shotgun sequence genome:
- the LOC100281392 gene encoding cyclopropane fatty acid synthase isoform X1, with product MLEWFEGLGVEMEISDMSFSVSTELGASGSRCEWGSRNGISGLLAQKSNALSPSFWRMIREILKFKNDALRYLEDHENNPDMDRNETLGQFIRSHGYSQFFQEAYLTPICACIWSCPSQGVLGFSAFFVLSFCRNHHLLQLFGRPQWLTVKGRSHSYVHKVREELESMGCQIKTSCEIKSVSSSEGGFRVTVFDGSEETYDRIIFGVHAPDALKILGAEATHEELRILGAFQYVYSDIYLHSDKSLMPRSLSAWSSWNFLGTTSKGVCVTYWLNLLQNIESTSRPFLVTLNPPHVPDHVFLKWYTSHPVPSVAAAKASLELHHIQGNRGIWFCGAYQGYGFHEDGLKAGKAAAQDLLGKESDLLVNPKQMIPSWSEAGARLLVTRFLGQYVSVGNLVLLEEGGTMFSFGEVGKKCHVKSVLRVHDPMFYWKVATEADLGLADAYINGYFSFVDKREGLLNLFLILIANRDANKSSSSAAGKRGWWTPLLLTAGVASAKYFLRHIARRNSVSQTRQNISQHYDLSNEFFSLFLDPSMTYSCAIFKTEDQSLEAAQLQKVCLLIDKAKVERDHHVLEIGCGWGSLAIQLVKQTGCKYTGITLSVEQLKYAQRKVKEAGLEDHISFMLCDYRQIPTQRKYDRIISCEMIEGVGHEYMDDFFGCCESLLAQDGIFVLQFISIPEERYEEYRRSSDFIKEYIFPGGCLPSLARITSAMSAASRLCIEHLENIGYHYYPTLIQWRDNFMANKDAILALGFDEKFIRIWEYYFIYCAAGFKSRTLGNYQIVFSRPGNDKLGDSGIHSLSKLSGS from the exons ATGCTGGAGTGGTTTGAAGGGCTCGGTGTAGAGATGGAGATATCCGACATGTCCTTCTCAGTGAGCACGGAATTGGGGGCCAGCGGCAGCAGATGCGAGTGGGGCAGCCGCAATGGCATCTCAGGACTCTTGGCACAGAAAAGCAATGCACTCAGCCCTAGTTTCTGGCGCATGATTCGGGAGATACTCAAGTTCAAGAACGATGCTCTCAG GTACTTGGAGGACCATGAAAACAACCCTGATATGGACCGGAATGAGACTCTCGGGCAATTCATTCGGTCTCATGGATATTCACAGTTCTTCCAAGAGGCTTACCTT ACCCCGATCTGTGCGTGTATATGGTCATGCCCATCGCAAGGAGTGTTGGGATTCTCTGCTTTCTTTGTGCTCTCTTTCTGCCGTAACCATCATCTTCTTCAG TTGTTCGGTCGCCCCCAGTGGCTCACCGTGAAGGGTCGTTCGCACTCCTATGTACACAAG GTAAGGGAGGAGTTGGAAAGTATGGGTTGCCAAATTAAAACCAGCTGTGAAATCAAATCTGTTTCAAGTTCTGAGGGAG GTTTCAGGGTTACAGTGTTTGATGGTTCAGAGGAGACGTATGACAGAATCATATTTGGTGTCCATGCACCTGATGCTCTAAAGATTCTAGGAGCTGAAGCAACACATGAAGAATTGAGGATCCTAGGAGCTTTTCAGTACGTCTACAG TGATATATACCTCCACTCCGATAAAAGTTTGATGCCACGGAGTTTGTCTGCTTGGAGTTCCTGGAACTTCCTGGGGACGACAAGCAAGGGGGTTTGTGTAACCTACTGGCTAAATCTGCTTCAG AACATAGAATCTACAAGCAGACCTTTTCTGGTGACGCTGAATCCTCCTCATGTCCCAGACCACGTCTTTCTTAAATGGTACACTAGCCACCCTGTCCCATCTGTGGCTGCCGCAAAGGCTTCTCTTGAGCTTCATCACATTCAAGGAAACAGAGGAATTTGGTTTTGTGGGGCATACCAAG GTTATGGTTTCCATGAAGATGGACTCAAG GCTGGGAAAGCTGCAGCTCAAGATTTGCTTGGTAAGGAGAGTGACCTTTTGGTGAACCCAAAACAGATGATCCCATCGTGGTCTGAGGCTGGGGCGCGTCTTCTGGTAACAAGATTTCTTGGTCAATATGTGTCTGTCGGCAACTTGGT CTTGCTTGAAGAAGGAGGCACTATGTTCAGTTTTGGTGAAGTAGGCAAAAAATGCCATGTGAAATCTGTCCTGCGAGTACATGACCCCATGTTTTACTGGAAG GTTGCAACTGAAGCAGACCTTGGCTTGGCAGATGCCTACATTAACGGTTATTTCTCATTTGTAGACAAGAGAGAAGGTCTTCTAAATCTTTTCCTG ATTCTCATTGCGAACAGGGACGCAAACAAGAGTAGTAGCAGCGCTGCTGGTAAAAG GGGTTGGTGGACACCCCTGCTATTGACAGCTGGGGTTGCCTCCGCTAAATACTTCCTGCGTCACATAGCAAGGAGGAATTCTGTCTCACAAACACGTCAAAACATCTCTCAACACTATGATCTG AGTAATGAATTCTTCTCTCTTTTCCTGGATCCATCGATGACTTACTcttgtgccatcttcaag ACGGAGGATCAAAGCTTAGAGGCAGCCCAGCTACAGAAAGTTTGCCTCCTAATCGATAAG GCTAAAGTGGAGCGAGATCACCATGTTCTTGAGATTGGCTGTGGTTGGGGCAGCTTAGCAATCCAATTGGTGAAGCAAACTGGTTGCAAATACACTGGGATCACATTATCAGTGGAGCAATTGAAATATGCACAGAGAAAGGTGAAAGAAGCTGGATTAGAG GACCACATAAGCTTCATGTTGTGTGATTACCGTCAAATACCAACTCAGCGCAAATACGACAGGATCATCTCTTG CGAGATGATCGAAGGTGTTGGGCACGAATACATGGACGATTTCTTCGGCTGCTGCGAGTCCCTTTTGGCTCAAGACGGCATATTTGTCCTGCAG TTCATCTCAATCCCAGAAGAACGGTATGAGGAATACAGGCGCAGCTCAGACTTCATCAAGGAATACATCTTCCCTGGGGGTTGCCTGCCTTCGTTAGCCCGGATCACGTCTGCCATGTCTGCAGCATCAAGGCTCTG CATCGAGCACCTTGAGAATATTGGGTACCATTACTACCCAACGCTGATACAGTGGAGGGACAACTTCATGGCCAATAAGGA TGCAATTTTGGCCCTGGGCTTCGATGAGAAATTCATCCGTATATGGGAATACTACTTCATATACTGCGCCGCTGGTTTCAAGTCACGGACACTTGGGAACTACCAG ATTGTGTTTTCTCGCCCTGGCAACGACAAATTAGGTGACAGCGGTATACACTCCTTAAGCAAGCTTTCTGGCAGCTAA
- the LOC100281392 gene encoding cyclopropane fatty acid synthase has protein sequence MRVAVVGAGVSGLAAAHELARSGGSRVTVYEKEDYLGGHARTVAVEDADAASTVQLDLGFMVFNRVTYPNMLEWFEGLGVEMEISDMSFSVSTELGASGSRCEWGSRNGISGLLAQKSNALSPSFWRMIREILKFKNDALRYLEDHENNPDMDRNETLGQFIRSHGYSQFFQEAYLTPICACIWSCPSQGVLGFSAFFVLSFCRNHHLLQLFGRPQWLTVKGRSHSYVHKVREELESMGCQIKTSCEIKSVSSSEGGFRVTVFDGSEETYDRIIFGVHAPDALKILGAEATHEELRILGAFQYVYSDIYLHSDKSLMPRSLSAWSSWNFLGTTSKGVCVTYWLNLLQNIESTSRPFLVTLNPPHVPDHVFLKWYTSHPVPSVAAAKASLELHHIQGNRGIWFCGAYQGYGFHEDGLKAGKAAAQDLLGKESDLLVNPKQMIPSWSEAGARLLVTRFLGQYVSVGNLVLLEEGGTMFSFGEVGKKCHVKSVLRVHDPMFYWKVATEADLGLADAYINGYFSFVDKREGLLNLFLILIANRDANKSSSSAAGKRGWWTPLLLTAGVASAKYFLRHIARRNSVSQTRQNISQHYDLSNEFFSLFLDPSMTYSCAIFKTEDQSLEAAQLQKVCLLIDKAKVERDHHVLEIGCGWGSLAIQLVKQTGCKYTGITLSVEQLKYAQRKVKEAGLEDHISFMLCDYRQIPTQRKYDRIISCEMIEGVGHEYMDDFFGCCESLLAQDGIFVLQFISIPEERYEEYRRSSDFIKEYIFPGGCLPSLARITSAMSAASRLCIEHLENIGYHYYPTLIQWRDNFMANKDAILALGFDEKFIRIWEYYFIYCAAGFKSRTLGNYQIVFSRPGNDKLGDSGIHSLSKLSGS, from the exons ATGAGAGTGGCGGTGGTAGGCGCCGGCGTGAGCGGGCTGGCGGCGGCGCACGAGCTGGCGAGGAGCGGCGGCTCCCGGGTGACCGTGTACGAGAAGGAGGACTACCTCGGTGGGCACGCCAGGACCGTGGCCGTCGAGGACGCCGACGCCGCCAGCACCGTGCAGCTCGACCTCGGCTTCATGGTCTTCAACCGG GTAACATACCCAAACATGCTGGAGTGGTTTGAAGGGCTCGGTGTAGAGATGGAGATATCCGACATGTCCTTCTCAGTGAGCACGGAATTGGGGGCCAGCGGCAGCAGATGCGAGTGGGGCAGCCGCAATGGCATCTCAGGACTCTTGGCACAGAAAAGCAATGCACTCAGCCCTAGTTTCTGGCGCATGATTCGGGAGATACTCAAGTTCAAGAACGATGCTCTCAG GTACTTGGAGGACCATGAAAACAACCCTGATATGGACCGGAATGAGACTCTCGGGCAATTCATTCGGTCTCATGGATATTCACAGTTCTTCCAAGAGGCTTACCTT ACCCCGATCTGTGCGTGTATATGGTCATGCCCATCGCAAGGAGTGTTGGGATTCTCTGCTTTCTTTGTGCTCTCTTTCTGCCGTAACCATCATCTTCTTCAG TTGTTCGGTCGCCCCCAGTGGCTCACCGTGAAGGGTCGTTCGCACTCCTATGTACACAAG GTAAGGGAGGAGTTGGAAAGTATGGGTTGCCAAATTAAAACCAGCTGTGAAATCAAATCTGTTTCAAGTTCTGAGGGAG GTTTCAGGGTTACAGTGTTTGATGGTTCAGAGGAGACGTATGACAGAATCATATTTGGTGTCCATGCACCTGATGCTCTAAAGATTCTAGGAGCTGAAGCAACACATGAAGAATTGAGGATCCTAGGAGCTTTTCAGTACGTCTACAG TGATATATACCTCCACTCCGATAAAAGTTTGATGCCACGGAGTTTGTCTGCTTGGAGTTCCTGGAACTTCCTGGGGACGACAAGCAAGGGGGTTTGTGTAACCTACTGGCTAAATCTGCTTCAG AACATAGAATCTACAAGCAGACCTTTTCTGGTGACGCTGAATCCTCCTCATGTCCCAGACCACGTCTTTCTTAAATGGTACACTAGCCACCCTGTCCCATCTGTGGCTGCCGCAAAGGCTTCTCTTGAGCTTCATCACATTCAAGGAAACAGAGGAATTTGGTTTTGTGGGGCATACCAAG GTTATGGTTTCCATGAAGATGGACTCAAG GCTGGGAAAGCTGCAGCTCAAGATTTGCTTGGTAAGGAGAGTGACCTTTTGGTGAACCCAAAACAGATGATCCCATCGTGGTCTGAGGCTGGGGCGCGTCTTCTGGTAACAAGATTTCTTGGTCAATATGTGTCTGTCGGCAACTTGGT CTTGCTTGAAGAAGGAGGCACTATGTTCAGTTTTGGTGAAGTAGGCAAAAAATGCCATGTGAAATCTGTCCTGCGAGTACATGACCCCATGTTTTACTGGAAG GTTGCAACTGAAGCAGACCTTGGCTTGGCAGATGCCTACATTAACGGTTATTTCTCATTTGTAGACAAGAGAGAAGGTCTTCTAAATCTTTTCCTG ATTCTCATTGCGAACAGGGACGCAAACAAGAGTAGTAGCAGCGCTGCTGGTAAAAG GGGTTGGTGGACACCCCTGCTATTGACAGCTGGGGTTGCCTCCGCTAAATACTTCCTGCGTCACATAGCAAGGAGGAATTCTGTCTCACAAACACGTCAAAACATCTCTCAACACTATGATCTG AGTAATGAATTCTTCTCTCTTTTCCTGGATCCATCGATGACTTACTcttgtgccatcttcaag ACGGAGGATCAAAGCTTAGAGGCAGCCCAGCTACAGAAAGTTTGCCTCCTAATCGATAAG GCTAAAGTGGAGCGAGATCACCATGTTCTTGAGATTGGCTGTGGTTGGGGCAGCTTAGCAATCCAATTGGTGAAGCAAACTGGTTGCAAATACACTGGGATCACATTATCAGTGGAGCAATTGAAATATGCACAGAGAAAGGTGAAAGAAGCTGGATTAGAG GACCACATAAGCTTCATGTTGTGTGATTACCGTCAAATACCAACTCAGCGCAAATACGACAGGATCATCTCTTG CGAGATGATCGAAGGTGTTGGGCACGAATACATGGACGATTTCTTCGGCTGCTGCGAGTCCCTTTTGGCTCAAGACGGCATATTTGTCCTGCAG TTCATCTCAATCCCAGAAGAACGGTATGAGGAATACAGGCGCAGCTCAGACTTCATCAAGGAATACATCTTCCCTGGGGGTTGCCTGCCTTCGTTAGCCCGGATCACGTCTGCCATGTCTGCAGCATCAAGGCTCTG CATCGAGCACCTTGAGAATATTGGGTACCATTACTACCCAACGCTGATACAGTGGAGGGACAACTTCATGGCCAATAAGGA TGCAATTTTGGCCCTGGGCTTCGATGAGAAATTCATCCGTATATGGGAATACTACTTCATATACTGCGCCGCTGGTTTCAAGTCACGGACACTTGGGAACTACCAG ATTGTGTTTTCTCGCCCTGGCAACGACAAATTAGGTGACAGCGGTATACACTCCTTAAGCAAGCTTTCTGGCAGCTAA